One genomic region from Lepidochelys kempii isolate rLepKem1 chromosome 19, rLepKem1.hap2, whole genome shotgun sequence encodes:
- the YRDC gene encoding threonylcarbamoyl-AMP synthase — translation MTSSRLLRAEAEAEVPPMLSARGRGALAGWARAAEGPLGGAGPGWAAGLRSLRRPLPLPGPGRRAAQSDPQGWRETLQATATVLREGGLVALPTDTVYGVTCLAQSSPAIQKIYNLKGRHGGKPLAICLGEVEHIYRYCHVNVPEDLLRDLLPGPVTLVLQRSEELNKDLNPFTSLVGIRIPNHPFIREVAQACSGPLALTSANISTQASTLTVSEFQDLWPQLSLVIDGGVIGDIQSPECRLGSTVVDLSVSGKYTIIRPGCALTPTVEILGKKYGLTSEPPSL, via the exons ATGACGTCATCGCGGCTCCTCCGCGCGGAAGCGGAAGCGGAAGTTCCTCCCATGCTGAGCGCGCGCGGGCGGGGCGCGCTGGCCGGTTGGGCCCGCGCCGCTGAGGGGCCCCTGGGGGGCGCGGGGCCGGGATGGGCCGCGGGGCTGCGGAGCCTTCGCCGCCCGCTGCCGCTCCCCGGGCCCGGGCGCCGCGCGGCGCAGAGCGACCCGCAGG GCTGGCGGGAGACCCTCCAGGCCACCGCGACTGTCCTGCGGGAGGGCGGCCTCGTGGCGCTCCCCACCGACACCGTGTACGGAGTAACGTGTCTGGCCCAGAGCTCCCCGGCCATCCAGAAGATCTATAACCTGAAAGGGCGACATGGAGGCAAACCCCTGGCCATCTGCCTGGGCGAGGTGGAGCATATTTACAG GTACTGTCATGTCAATGTGCCAGAAGACCTGCTACGGGACCTGCTCCCAGGACCTGTGACCCTGGTATTGCAGCGCTCAGAAGAACTCAATAAAGACCTGAACCCTTTCACATCG TTGGTTGGCATTCGTATTCCAAATCACCCTTTCATTAGGGAGGTGGCACAGGCTTGTTCAGGACCACTGGCTTTAACGAGCGCTAACATCAGTACTCAGGCGAGCACACTGACCGTCTCG GAATTCCAAGACCTTTGGCCTCAGTTGTCCCTGGTCATTGATGGAGGTGTAATTGGAGATATCCAGAGTCCAGAGTGTCGTCTGGGGTCAACTGTGGTCGACTTGTCTGTATCTGGGAAATACACCATTATTCGGCCTGGCTG TGCACTGACACCGACAGTTGAAATCCTGGGGAAGAAATACGGCTTGACATCAGAACCACCTTCTTTGTGA
- the MANEAL gene encoding glycoprotein endo-alpha-1,2-mannosidase-like protein isoform X2, translating into MARLRRRACIALFLFTLFIFGTMMGLRTLKPSDGFSDLAPRLELVPFAERGERRSVSQEAISRPQVAASSHAKAPTPPVDYDLHIFYYMWYGNTHFEGKYLHWDHVMVPHWDPKISASYPKGRHSPPEDIGSSFYPELGPYSSRDPEVLEEHMNQLRAAAVGVLVLSWYPPGLADDNGEPSDSLVPFILDAAHRYAIKVAFHIQPYKGRDDRTVHENIKYIVDKYGSHAAFYKCKTSTGRSLPMFYIYDSYLTPPESWAKLFTQSGSHSLRNTPYDAVFIALLVEEGHKHDILSAGFDGMYTYFASNGFSFGSSHQNWKAIKAFCDSNNLMFIPSVGPGYIDTSIRPWNNHNTRNRVNGKYYETALQAALMVRPEIVSITSFNEWHEGTQIEKAVPKTTLTRLYLDYLPHQPNMYLELTRRIK; encoded by the exons ATGGCCCGGCTGAGGCGCAGAGCCTGCATTGCCCTCTTCCTCTTCACCCTCTTCATCTTCGGCACCATGATGGGCCTGCGGACTCTGAAACCCTCTGATGGCTTCTCAGACCTGGCCCCCAGGCTGGAGCTGGTGCCCTTCGCCGAGCGAGGGGAAAGGCGCTCTGTCTCCCAGGAGGCCATCTCCCGGCCTCAGGTGGCTGCCAGCAGTCACGCCAAGGCACCAACGCCGCCCGTGGACTACGACCTGCACATCTTCTACTACATGTGGTACGGGAACACCCACTTCGAAGGAAAGTACCTGCACTGGGACCATGTCATGGTGCCGCACTGGGACCCCAAGATATCCGCCAGCTACCCCAAAGGGCGGCACAGCCCCCCAGAGGACATTGGCTCTAGCTTCTACCCTGAGCTGGGACCTTACAGCTCCAGGGACCCTGAAGTGCTGGAGGAGCACATGAACCAGCTGAGAGCGGCAGCAGTTG GAGTCCTGGTTTTGTCTTGGTACCCACCTGGTCTGGCAGATGATAATGGGGAGCCATCAGATAGTCTTGTGCCATTTATCTTGGATGCTGCACACAGATATGCCATAAAG GTTGCCTTCCACATCCAGCCATACAAAGGGCGCGACGACCGCACTGTGCATGAGAACATTAAATACATCGTAGACAA ATATGGATCTCATGCAGCTTTTTATAAATGCAAGACCAGTACAGGACGGAGCCTCCCAATGTTTTACATATATGATTCTTACCTGACACCCCCTGAATCCTGGGCCAAGCTCTTCACCCAGTCAGGCTCTCATTCCCTCCGCAATACCCCTTATGATGCAGTGTTCATAGCACTGCTAGTGGAAGAAGGACACAAGCACGATATTCTCTCTGCAGGATTCGATGGCATGTACACATATTTTGCATCCAATGGCTTCTCTTTCGGCTCATCCCACCAGAACTGGAAAGCTATCAAAGCCTTCTGTGACTCAAACAACCTGATGTTCATTCCCAGTGTTGGCCCAGGCTACATTGACACTAGTATCCGCCCGTGGAACAACCACAACACTCGCAACAGAGTCAACGGAAAATATTATGAAACGGCTCTGCAGGCTGCACTCATGGTGAGGCCAGAGATAGTCTCCATCACTTCCTTCAACGAGTGGCATGAAGGCACTCAGATCGAGAAAGCGGTGCCCAAGACAACACTAACACGCCTCTATCTGGACTACCTGCCTCATCAGCCCAACATGTATCTGGAGCTGACCCGCAG AATCAAGTGA
- the MANEAL gene encoding glycoprotein endo-alpha-1,2-mannosidase-like protein isoform X1 has translation MARLRRRACIALFLFTLFIFGTMMGLRTLKPSDGFSDLAPRLELVPFAERGERRSVSQEAISRPQVAASSHAKAPTPPVDYDLHIFYYMWYGNTHFEGKYLHWDHVMVPHWDPKISASYPKGRHSPPEDIGSSFYPELGPYSSRDPEVLEEHMNQLRAAAVGVLVLSWYPPGLADDNGEPSDSLVPFILDAAHRYAIKVAFHIQPYKGRDDRTVHENIKYIVDKYGSHAAFYKCKTSTGRSLPMFYIYDSYLTPPESWAKLFTQSGSHSLRNTPYDAVFIALLVEEGHKHDILSAGFDGMYTYFASNGFSFGSSHQNWKAIKAFCDSNNLMFIPSVGPGYIDTSIRPWNNHNTRNRVNGKYYETALQAALMVRPEIVSITSFNEWHEGTQIEKAVPKTTLTRLYLDYLPHQPNMYLELTRRWAEHFSKEKEQWLM, from the exons ATGGCCCGGCTGAGGCGCAGAGCCTGCATTGCCCTCTTCCTCTTCACCCTCTTCATCTTCGGCACCATGATGGGCCTGCGGACTCTGAAACCCTCTGATGGCTTCTCAGACCTGGCCCCCAGGCTGGAGCTGGTGCCCTTCGCCGAGCGAGGGGAAAGGCGCTCTGTCTCCCAGGAGGCCATCTCCCGGCCTCAGGTGGCTGCCAGCAGTCACGCCAAGGCACCAACGCCGCCCGTGGACTACGACCTGCACATCTTCTACTACATGTGGTACGGGAACACCCACTTCGAAGGAAAGTACCTGCACTGGGACCATGTCATGGTGCCGCACTGGGACCCCAAGATATCCGCCAGCTACCCCAAAGGGCGGCACAGCCCCCCAGAGGACATTGGCTCTAGCTTCTACCCTGAGCTGGGACCTTACAGCTCCAGGGACCCTGAAGTGCTGGAGGAGCACATGAACCAGCTGAGAGCGGCAGCAGTTG GAGTCCTGGTTTTGTCTTGGTACCCACCTGGTCTGGCAGATGATAATGGGGAGCCATCAGATAGTCTTGTGCCATTTATCTTGGATGCTGCACACAGATATGCCATAAAG GTTGCCTTCCACATCCAGCCATACAAAGGGCGCGACGACCGCACTGTGCATGAGAACATTAAATACATCGTAGACAA ATATGGATCTCATGCAGCTTTTTATAAATGCAAGACCAGTACAGGACGGAGCCTCCCAATGTTTTACATATATGATTCTTACCTGACACCCCCTGAATCCTGGGCCAAGCTCTTCACCCAGTCAGGCTCTCATTCCCTCCGCAATACCCCTTATGATGCAGTGTTCATAGCACTGCTAGTGGAAGAAGGACACAAGCACGATATTCTCTCTGCAGGATTCGATGGCATGTACACATATTTTGCATCCAATGGCTTCTCTTTCGGCTCATCCCACCAGAACTGGAAAGCTATCAAAGCCTTCTGTGACTCAAACAACCTGATGTTCATTCCCAGTGTTGGCCCAGGCTACATTGACACTAGTATCCGCCCGTGGAACAACCACAACACTCGCAACAGAGTCAACGGAAAATATTATGAAACGGCTCTGCAGGCTGCACTCATGGTGAGGCCAGAGATAGTCTCCATCACTTCCTTCAACGAGTGGCATGAAGGCACTCAGATCGAGAAAGCGGTGCCCAAGACAACACTAACACGCCTCTATCTGGACTACCTGCCTCATCAGCCCAACATGTATCTGGAGCTGACCCGCAGGTGGGCAGAACACTTTAGCAAGGAGAAGGAGCaatggctgatgtga